DNA from Malus sylvestris chromosome 11, drMalSylv7.2, whole genome shotgun sequence:
tttgatggattCCTCTGCTTTCTGGAGCCCTTCCTCACAATGTCCTGTATCGTATAAGATccacccctcataaaccaactTTTCATGATCGCTGGATGCATGCTGACGAGCTAACTGTAAACTTCGCATTGCTGCCTCGGGACAGTTCAACCTGATCACGTGGAGACATGAGATTTCTACTGACATTTTCAACAGCAGAAAATAGTGCCACCAAAAGAATCATAGGGAAAAGTGCATGGGACCAAAGGCAGGTTTTCAGAACCTTAAAACTTTTCAAAGGAAAAATCAGATCTTTACATTGTGATTCATCGAATTTGGCATCGGCACATTATACATACTCAAATAATTTTTCCGTTAAACATGAATAAATCCGCTACACACTAACTGACAAATATTTTGGACCTCTTGAAATAAAAGGAACCATAACATCATCCCCAAAAAGTTCGGTATCAAAAACATACCTGAGAAGAAGCAATGACTGTCTGAAATACAGAACACCTTTTGCTGCATCAGATTCAAGCATCTGGTAAATAACCGAGAGAGACCCAATATCATCGACTGAAGACCAACGATCGTACAACTGCAGCCAACAATCTGCCGTTGTCCAATTTTCTACATGCTCACGCACAAGTGTCCGAAGTTGGGATGCTGCCACCCGTCCCTCAAACATCCTATAATTCGGGGAGAGAGTAAGAATTGCTTGAACATCACAAATGGCTGATTTATAGTCCTCAAGAGCAAGATAGAAACAGAACCGGAGTTCCAAGCATTCTAACGCAAGTTTAAACCCCAGAACACGATTAATTTCTGCAAGCGCAGCTTGAACATTCTGTTTTCTCATTAATGTAGCCGCACGATACATGTAAGGGTAAGTAAGAGTTGGATCCAGCTCAGATGCTTTCTCAAGGTCTTCCCATCTCTTATCACCTTCACAGTACAAGGACCTCTCCTGATACATCCATCCAAGTGGCGTAACAGCGCAGATTACAGAGCTCAGCTTTTCATATGACCAAAGTTTATGGCCCTTAATGTAACTCAGTCTAGCTAATCCTGCAACTGAATATATATGGCCTGCATTTAGAGCTTCTTCAAAAAGGCTCTTAGCTTCGTCATACTCTTTTCTCAAGAGCCTCAGACATCCCAACTGATGGAATGCCAGCATTCTTTGTCTATCATTTTCAGAAAACTCTACCAACCGTTCCAGGAAACAAGCTGTTTTATCTGACTGTGGATCAAGGTTCATACAAACTTCACTTAATAAACAATATAGCGAAAACGAGGCTTGCCCAACCATGATTGATCTCTGTTGTCTATCAGCATGCCTGAATATATCCACCACTCGGTCGTCATTCAAACAATCAGGAAGATTATTTAAGAAAACTTGTAAGCATGACGCAGCAAGAACAGGACAGTTCTCTTCAAGAGCATACTCCATGAGTTCTACCGCATCTTCTCTAGTAGACACCAGGGATGCAAGTTTCCGGTCACAAGCATCTTTAAGCTTTTCGCAACAAAATTTATTTGCAAAAGCTAATATTTCCAACAAAAGATGAGTAGGGACTTCATTCAAACTGCCAGTTATACTGAACTCATTGATTGTCCTCATACCTGATGCACTGATATTGTTTTCCGACAAATCTATGTCCTCCCGAAATGATTCCGAGAAACACCCATTGAGCATGGCATGAAATGGAGCAGAAAGGCTTGATATTTTCTGCCTATCACAATCTACCCTCTCATCTTGAATTCTAAAACTGACATTTCTTGATATTCCGTTCCCATTCATCGAAACATTCTCAAGGGTACTACTCACAGTTGCATCAGTAGGAAGCTGAGTCAAAATATCCACCGGACCAAATTCTTGCGCACATTTATCACAACTAGCAAGTAAGTCAGAAATATGCTCTTCCCCTTGCTTCTCATACTTCAACCATGCTCCAAATATGAGCTTCTCATGAATGGAGCTAGCTTTCTGCCAAGCTGCACGAAGGCTTCTTCGCATCAGCTTGACTTCTCCGAGGCCCCTAAAGACCTGAAATTGTAACAAGTAAAGATTCGACTGTCCCTGCGGAGGACATAACTCAAGTTCTTCATGAATTTGAGCTAAAACTTCGACGTAATCAACTGGTTTATAGAACGGGAGTATTGGCGGCTCGGGGACTTTGATAAGAGATTCTCTACAGAATTTTCACATCCACACCAAATTATAAGATCAAAATCCAAACTGTGAATtgggaagtaagtaccatccaCAATTATTGAATCCAAAGCATAAAGGAAGAATGACTTAcagagaagaagaggaggagttTGATGGCAGCTTGGAAAGCTTCCCTCTTTCCACCTGGAGCCATGACTGTGGATTGTGGGCACTGAGCTGTGATTCTTTACCAGAATCTTTACCAGACTCAGAGGGAAAGAAAGTCCTCATGGGGCATAAGACTCTAAGCAAATCCCAGATCTCCAAATTACCCAGATGggtttctctctctcaaaactcaATGTTcaagtttctctctctaaaaactcaaagttcaagtttctctctctaaaaattcAAAGTTCAAGCACAGCGGAGATTGCGGAAAAGAGAGCAAAAACCCAGAAAGCTTCCAAGTGATCCCAAATCACTTGGCTGACGGATTTCCCACCAAGAACCTAAATTCTAAatcacaaaaaattcaaaaattacaaaCAGACAAACAGTAATAATGTCTGGTTTGGACCTAtttcaacaatttcaacaaattaaaacaaacccaattcacaaaaaacaaacacaaattcTGGGTTTCTTTaattcacaaaaaaataaaaaataaaaatcaaatttctcttcttctttttttcagtttacaacAAAAATTAGTACTTTCCTCTCCTCTCAATGTACGGAACCAGATAaaagaaaaacccagaaaagaacAAGCACCCATCCAAAAAGTTAAACAAGATCTCTACCAAACGTGGCCAAATCACATTAGCCCCCACCCAATCCCCTTCATAAAAAATGCCAAAAAACACCATAAGCAACCAAGTGAAagaggaaggagaaagagacCCACTTCACTTCTGGCTTGAATTCTTGCAGAGAAGTTTGTCACAGATTACAACGAGCTGAGAGAGGAGCTTCAGAGAGGCATGGGACCGACCAGTTACCAGGAGAAAGGAATCCAAATGGAAAAAAATGGCCACTTTCACTTTTTTGCCTTCTTTTTTGCTTGTTAAAAGAGAaagtctttttcttttatttttctttctttctttcttctctcaccTCTCTTCCTCCTTGAAGACCGGAAATAATAAGggtatgctatccacacatccctttttaaTTCTCACACCGCCCTTATTAATTTCTACCATTTGATGttcttcaattcacccaattcaATAACCGAAACTtaaaaggatgtgtgagaagtaaaaagaggtgtgtgcacatcccaaaataatattaagaCCAAAGTTGGATTTTGGTCTCTGCgaagtttcattttattttttgtttttttattattaagaaATATGACTAGTTTTTAAAATATAGTACATATTTtatcttaatattacataattgctgttttttatcctttttatgtaaatattgtatatcaaaagtgagggtaaaataagaaaaataaggatatgattgtcattttggcaaaatgtacaaaattattattttgccaTCCTCATGTTAGTATTGTGTATTCAAAAATGAAGGCAAAATTAGAAAAAGTGAGGAAAAAAATTGGCAAGGGGGCTCTTCTCTAGGATAGATTtcaattttgtaaattttataaCTCAATCACAGTATTATTTTAGTGAAATTAGCAGGAGAGGGGTAACGTGTGTCCTATTTTTCACCAATCTTTAAATGGTGGTGCTatcttctcaattttttttttttacttttaacacacttagtttaatttttgaatGTCAAAtcgaataaattaataaaaaaaattgaatgaaattaaacaagttaaattgacaaaaattaacaaatagtGAAAGACGTAAAAACATACGTGTGGATAATAATACTCATGCCCAAAAAATGTAAGATGAAAAAATGTAAGATGAAAAAATATACGAGTGGATAGCAATACTCATGTCACTCTCGAGAGCTAATCACGGGCAACTAGACTATTCTTCTGAAAACCAACAATTATTAAATTATGCAAGTTAAATCGCAACCATAAAACTACTGCGAGCAAAATTCACTAAAATTACGAGTAAGGTCATGATTTGGCGTGCTAATTATACAGATTGTTTGTTGGGGCTGCAAACACTAATGGGAACCCAATAAACAAAAGAATGTTTATAATTACACACCATTTAGAGGGAAGATATGGCCAAGTTGGACTATATGCAGGCAAATACCACGTCGTTTTGGCGTGTGGAGAAGCCTAACCCTATCATTTTGGCAGATTTGTTTGGTTTATGTCACATCAATAATTAGGGGTCCAATTTGGGTTGGGTTGAGTCAACCCAATTCCGTTCATGCTCAATCCGAATTCAAACTCAATTGGGCATGTTGGAATGAATAAAAAACCCGTCAAAATCCAACCCAACCTCAAACCAAACATTTATTGGGTTGGATTGATGATTTGTCCCCCCACGTCAACTCAAACCTAACTCGATTTTGAGCCTGAATTCGCTCATGCACGCATATTACCCATATCACTTCATATTATATAGTTATGTATAAGTTTTGGAATGATTATACTTGAAGTTTTGTTGTTTTTCATATAGATAATGAATGATAGTGTTACTTTTACATTTCTTTTGCTTGAAGCTTTGGTATACCTCTCgtaatttaatttcaattttgcaTGGTTGAAACATTAGAAATAGTCTCCAAGTTATTTGCTTTAACTTTTGTGTGTATGTTGATGTGTAAATAGAATTTTAACTAGTATTGATGTTGTTTGGTTCATAatttgaaaaatcatgcaaaAGAAGGTGCTATAAGATTGCACTTGATAATGTTGATTAAACTTGAGTTGAACCCCAACCCGAATAAGCCTGAACCCAAATTAAACATGAACCTAACTAAACCCGCATgaacccaaaactaacttaaaccTGAATTATGAAGGTTGGGTTAGAATTGAGTAATGTagttaataattattttatggaaTTGATATTAGAACTCCAAAAACTTTATTCTACAATCTCGGACACTTATTTCTCTTTCATcttttttatatgtataaaaTTGTTGACGATATTTCTAGAGTATTAATGACAACTTTGCTACTTAAAGTGTTGATTGTGATTATCAAATTCAATTGGTAAACtcgaatgttttgttttgaagtgaaataattaaaaaattattgtgtAGTACTAAAATACCGTGAAATAATCTTTATCTATAATTTAACATGACTTTAAGTGTAAGTGTAACTCATTGTCCACTTAATGATATGGGATAAGTTATTCTAGTATCACACTATAATTTCTTGAAATAATTGTTAAAAGTTGTTACGATTTCCTAGTTGTTAGGGTAAGGTCTCTTAGTTTTTAGGGTTTATTTTAAGAATGGTTAATAATCCCTATTCTTGAGGAACAAGTTTGTTGCATTTTCTGTTTTAAACTTAGTCAAATACCACGATCCTAGGGTTGTTAA
Protein-coding regions in this window:
- the LOC126589706 gene encoding ETO1-like protein 1: MRTFFPSESGKDSGKESQLSAHNPQSWLQVERGKLSKLPSNSSSSSLESLIKVPEPPILPFYKPVDYVEVLAQIHEELELCPPQGQSNLYLLQFQVFRGLGEVKLMRRSLRAAWQKASSIHEKLIFGAWLKYEKQGEEHISDLLASCDKCAQEFGPVDILTQLPTDATVSSTLENVSMNGNGISRNVSFRIQDERVDCDRQKISSLSAPFHAMLNGCFSESFREDIDLSENNISASGMRTINEFSITGSLNEVPTHLLLEILAFANKFCCEKLKDACDRKLASLVSTREDAVELMEYALEENCPVLAASCLQVFLNNLPDCLNDDRVVDIFRHADRQQRSIMVGQASFSLYCLLSEVCMNLDPQSDKTACFLERLVEFSENDRQRMLAFHQLGCLRLLRKEYDEAKSLFEEALNAGHIYSVAGLARLSYIKGHKLWSYEKLSSVICAVTPLGWMYQERSLYCEGDKRWEDLEKASELDPTLTYPYMYRAATLMRKQNVQAALAEINRVLGFKLALECLELRFCFYLALEDYKSAICDVQAILTLSPNYRMFEGRVAASQLRTLVREHVENWTTADCWLQLYDRWSSVDDIGSLSVIYQMLESDAAKGVLYFRQSLLLLRLNCPEAAMRSLQLARQHASSDHEKLVYEGWILYDTGHCEEGLQKAEESIKIKRSFEAFFLKAYALADSSQDQSSSSTVVSLLEDALKCPSDRLRKGQALNNLGSVYVDCGKLDLAADCYISALKIRHTRAHQGLARVHFLRNDKPAAYEEMTKLIEKARNNASAYEKRSEYCDRELTKTDLEMVTHLDPLRVYPYRYRAAVLMDSHKEAEAIAELSRAIAFKADLHLLHLRAAFHEHVGDVMGALRDCRAALSVDPNHQEMLELHSRVNSHEP